From a single Marinobacter sp. SS13-12 genomic region:
- the tsf gene encoding translation elongation factor Ts, whose translation MAAITAAMVKELRERTGLGMMECKKALVEAEGSVDAAIEELRKSSGLKAAKKAGRTAAEGVSLIKVSDDNTVAYILEVNSETDFVARDDNFMNFANDVLNVAFENGKTDVAELMEGDLEAKREALVQKIGENITVRRIVRVEGPVVGAYVHSTNKIASVVALTAGDPEVARDVAMHVAAVNPRVGKPEDMPADELEKEKAVIKAQPDMEGKPAEIVEKMMGGRIKKFLAENSLVEQPFVKNPDQTVGQLIKENGADLASFVRLEVGEGIEREEVDFAAEVAAAAGTGKS comes from the coding sequence ATGGCTGCAATTACTGCCGCAATGGTCAAAGAGCTCCGTGAGCGCACGGGCCTTGGCATGATGGAGTGCAAGAAAGCACTGGTAGAGGCTGAAGGCAGCGTTGACGCTGCAATTGAAGAGCTGCGCAAGTCTTCCGGTCTGAAGGCTGCCAAGAAAGCGGGCCGTACCGCCGCTGAAGGTGTTTCCCTGATCAAGGTGTCTGACGACAACACTGTCGCCTACATCCTGGAAGTGAACTCCGAAACTGACTTCGTTGCCCGTGATGACAACTTCATGAATTTCGCCAACGACGTTCTGAATGTTGCCTTCGAAAACGGCAAGACCGACGTTGCCGAACTGATGGAAGGCGATCTGGAAGCCAAGCGTGAAGCGCTGGTTCAGAAGATCGGCGAGAACATCACCGTTCGTCGCATCGTGCGTGTGGAAGGCCCGGTTGTGGGCGCTTACGTACACAGCACCAACAAGATTGCGTCTGTTGTGGCCCTCACCGCTGGTGATCCGGAAGTTGCACGGGACGTTGCCATGCACGTTGCCGCTGTTAACCCACGGGTTGGCAAGCCGGAAGATATGCCGGCCGACGAACTCGAGAAAGAAAAGGCCGTGATCAAGGCCCAGCCGGACATGGAAGGCAAGCCTGCCGAAATCGTCGAGAAGATGATGGGCGGCCGCATCAAGAAGTTCCTGGCGGAAAACAGCCTGGTCGAGCAACCGTTCGTCAAGAATCCTGACCAGACTGTCGGTCAGCTGATCAAGGAAAACGGCGCCGATCTGGCCAGCTTTGTTCGTCTGGAAGTCGGTGAAGGTATTGAGAGGGAAGAAGTGGACTTCGCTGCCGAGGTCGCTGCTGCAGCGGGCACCGGTAAGTCCTGA
- a CDS encoding OmpH family outer membrane protein, with product MFRLSMAVLLAALMATTTVAAETRIGVVDLRQALFSSKDAKAFSEQMQRDFSAEEAKVREAQEAARNLQARLEKDGAMMNESERTKMTAEFQEKVKEFNFLKQRLDSTVANRKQQFLEDARPEVDAAVKELLDEHDLDLILPSEAVVYVKPDMNLTEELLEKLDR from the coding sequence ATGTTCCGATTGTCCATGGCAGTATTGTTGGCTGCTCTGATGGCAACCACCACGGTTGCAGCTGAAACTCGTATTGGCGTGGTTGATTTGCGCCAGGCACTGTTCTCGTCCAAAGATGCAAAAGCATTCAGTGAGCAGATGCAGCGGGATTTTTCCGCTGAGGAAGCAAAGGTCAGGGAGGCTCAGGAGGCCGCCCGAAATCTGCAGGCGCGCCTGGAGAAAGACGGCGCCATGATGAATGAGTCTGAACGCACCAAAATGACCGCCGAATTCCAGGAAAAGGTCAAGGAGTTCAACTTTCTCAAGCAGCGCCTGGATTCCACTGTGGCAAACCGCAAACAGCAGTTTCTGGAAGACGCCCGCCCGGAAGTGGATGCAGCCGTCAAGGAATTGCTGGACGAGCATGATCTCGACCTGATTCTACCCAGTGAGGCCGTTGTGTACGTCAAGCCCGACATGAATCTGACGGAAGAGCTGCTGGAGAAGCTGGACCGCTGA
- the ispC gene encoding 1-deoxy-D-xylulose-5-phosphate reductoisomerase gives MVTPVKRSITILGATGSIGLNTLDVVRRHPDRFAVHALTASTSVESMAELCHEFRPRYAVMADQQAARALIEVLSDLPSVTVLSGNEALGQVAADAEADTVMAAIVGAAGLPPTLAAVRAGKRVLLANKEALVMSGKLFMDAVAASGAEVLPIDSEHNAIFQCMPPDKIRNTGSAGITRILLTASGGPFRTHSAEALRHVLPAEACAHPNWSMGQKISVDSATLMNKGLELIEACWLFNTTPEMIEVHVHPESIIHSMVEYADGSVLAQLGSPDMRTPIANGLAWPERIDAGVAPLDLFRIGQFNFERPDLERFPCLRLAAEAFQQGGTAPAVLNAANEEAVAAFLAGKLGFADIPFIIEQTLAATEVVPADSFETIFAKDAEARALAREQILGRAV, from the coding sequence ATGGTGACCCCTGTGAAGCGATCCATAACGATACTGGGTGCAACAGGCTCCATAGGCCTGAATACGCTGGACGTCGTCCGCCGGCATCCGGATCGTTTTGCGGTGCATGCGCTGACCGCTAGTACCAGTGTCGAGAGCATGGCGGAACTGTGCCATGAATTTCGCCCCCGCTATGCGGTGATGGCGGATCAGCAAGCCGCCCGGGCGTTAATCGAGGTACTTTCAGATCTGCCATCGGTAACCGTTCTCAGTGGTAATGAAGCGCTGGGCCAGGTGGCGGCAGATGCCGAAGCCGATACCGTGATGGCCGCGATTGTTGGCGCGGCCGGCCTGCCACCCACATTGGCGGCTGTGCGGGCTGGCAAGCGTGTATTGCTGGCCAACAAGGAAGCGCTGGTGATGTCCGGCAAGCTGTTCATGGACGCGGTCGCTGCCTCCGGGGCGGAAGTGCTGCCAATCGACAGCGAGCACAATGCGATTTTTCAGTGCATGCCCCCCGACAAAATCCGCAATACTGGCAGCGCAGGCATCACCCGCATTCTGCTGACGGCATCGGGTGGCCCTTTCCGTACCCATTCTGCCGAGGCGCTGCGTCATGTGTTGCCGGCAGAGGCCTGTGCGCATCCCAACTGGTCCATGGGCCAGAAAATCTCGGTGGATTCGGCAACACTGATGAATAAAGGGCTGGAATTAATCGAGGCCTGCTGGCTGTTCAATACCACGCCGGAAATGATCGAAGTGCATGTGCATCCGGAAAGCATCATTCACTCCATGGTTGAATACGCCGATGGCTCCGTGCTTGCCCAGCTCGGCAGCCCCGACATGCGCACGCCGATTGCCAACGGCCTGGCCTGGCCTGAGCGAATCGACGCCGGGGTGGCACCGTTGGATCTTTTCCGTATCGGGCAGTTCAATTTCGAAAGGCCCGATCTTGAGCGCTTTCCCTGCCTGCGGCTTGCTGCCGAGGCTTTTCAGCAGGGCGGAACCGCGCCAGCTGTACTGAATGCGGCGAATGAAGAGGCGGTGGCAGCGTTTCTTGCTGGTAAACTGGGTTTTGCCGACATTCCCTTTATCATTGAGCAGACCCTGGCGGCCACCGAGGTTGTGCCGGCCGACAGTTTCGAAACCATCTTTGCCAAGGATGCCGAAGCCCGCGCCCTGGCCCGGGAACAGATCCTGGGGCGGGCTGTCTGA
- the uppS gene encoding polyprenyl diphosphate synthase, whose product MTESVSAEIPVAAGSQPRHVAIIMDGNNRWAKARRLKGVAGHKAGVKAVRSVVETCAREGVEVLTLFAFSSENWRRPEDEVSALMRLFLFALEREVKKLHRNDICLRIIGDRSAFSANLQEHMNRAEELTRDNTRMTLVIAANYGGHWDITQASRKVAEKVRKGELAPSDITDDLIQQHLSIGDLPMPDLMIRTAGEQRISNFMLWHLAYTELYFSPVYWPDFREQEMSQALQAYAGRKRRFGQTDDQIASVSSEQ is encoded by the coding sequence ATGACGGAAAGTGTATCCGCAGAGATTCCGGTAGCGGCTGGCAGCCAGCCCCGGCATGTGGCCATTATTATGGATGGAAACAACCGCTGGGCCAAAGCCCGGCGGTTGAAGGGCGTTGCCGGCCATAAGGCCGGTGTGAAGGCCGTCAGGTCAGTGGTGGAAACCTGTGCCCGGGAAGGGGTGGAGGTACTGACACTTTTCGCGTTCTCCAGTGAGAACTGGCGCCGCCCCGAGGACGAAGTATCGGCGCTGATGCGTCTGTTCCTGTTTGCCCTGGAGCGGGAAGTGAAAAAGCTCCATCGCAATGATATCTGCCTACGCATTATCGGCGACCGCTCGGCCTTCAGTGCGAACCTTCAGGAACACATGAACCGTGCCGAAGAGCTCACCCGTGACAATACCCGGATGACTCTTGTCATAGCCGCAAACTACGGTGGCCACTGGGATATCACCCAGGCCAGCCGCAAAGTGGCCGAGAAGGTTCGCAAGGGTGAGCTGGCGCCTTCGGATATCACCGACGACCTGATACAGCAGCACCTCTCCATTGGCGATTTGCCCATGCCCGACCTGATGATCAGGACGGCAGGTGAGCAACGCATCAGCAATTTCATGCTCTGGCACCTGGCTTACACCGAGTTGTATTTCTCTCCTGTTTACTGGCCGGATTTCCGTGAACAGGAAATGAGCCAGGCGCTACAGGCGTATGCGGGCCGGAAACGCCGATTTGGTCAGACCGATGACCAGATCGCCAGCGTGTCATCGGAACAATAA
- the lpxD gene encoding UDP-3-O-(3-hydroxymyristoyl)glucosamine N-acyltransferase: MTKRSYRLGDIASELGAELRGDPDTDIGGIATLQAAAPGQIAFLANPSYARYLADTRASAVIVSPSVADQCSTNVLLLDNPYLGYARLSHWFDPAPVPRPGVHKSAVVDPSAQVSQSASIGPQAVVEAEAVIGDHVVIGAGSIIGARCTVGEHSVLRPRVTLAHDIVLGKRCHILSGAVIGSDGFGFANEKGAWHRIAQLGRVVLGDDVEVGANTTIDRGALDDTVIGNGVKLDNLIQIAHNVSIGDHSAMAAMVGIAGSTRVGSHCVFGGQSGVAGHLTIGDQVHLTGMTLVSNDIAEPGVYSSGTSADTNRQWRKNAVRFRQLDAMARRLKELEKKIEG, from the coding sequence ATGACTAAGCGTTCATACCGGCTGGGCGATATTGCCTCTGAGCTTGGGGCGGAACTCAGGGGCGATCCCGATACCGACATCGGCGGGATTGCCACGCTTCAGGCGGCGGCTCCGGGCCAGATCGCATTCCTGGCTAATCCCTCCTACGCACGTTATCTTGCAGACACCAGGGCTTCGGCGGTTATCGTCTCTCCATCGGTCGCTGATCAGTGCTCTACCAATGTCCTGTTACTGGACAATCCTTACCTTGGATATGCTCGTCTGAGCCACTGGTTTGATCCTGCGCCTGTACCACGGCCTGGTGTTCACAAGTCTGCGGTGGTTGACCCGTCAGCGCAGGTATCGCAAAGCGCCAGTATCGGGCCACAGGCCGTTGTCGAGGCCGAGGCGGTTATTGGTGACCACGTGGTGATCGGTGCCGGCAGTATCATTGGCGCCCGCTGCACGGTTGGTGAACATTCAGTGCTGCGCCCGCGCGTTACCCTTGCTCACGACATTGTGCTGGGCAAGCGTTGTCATATTCTGAGTGGTGCAGTTATCGGTTCGGACGGCTTCGGGTTTGCCAATGAAAAAGGCGCCTGGCACCGGATCGCGCAACTTGGCCGGGTAGTCCTTGGCGATGATGTTGAAGTCGGGGCGAATACCACGATTGATCGCGGTGCGCTCGACGACACCGTCATTGGCAATGGTGTGAAGCTCGATAATCTCATTCAGATAGCACATAACGTGAGTATTGGTGATCACAGCGCCATGGCGGCAATGGTTGGAATTGCCGGCAGCACCCGGGTCGGCAGCCATTGCGTCTTCGGTGGCCAGTCGGGAGTGGCAGGCCATCTGACGATTGGTGATCAGGTACACCTGACGGGCATGACCCTGGTTTCGAATGATATAGCGGAACCTGGCGTGTATTCATCGGGAACCAGTGCCGACACCAACCGGCAATGGCGCAAGAATGCCGTGCGTTTTCGTCAGCTCGATGCCATGGCGCGTCGGCTAAAAGAACTGGAAAAGAAAATAGAAGGCTGA
- a CDS encoding phosphatidate cytidylyltransferase, with the protein MLKTRIITALILAPIAIGGIFFLPPLGFALFTGAIITIGAWEWANMSGIVAPAARIAYALVVAAVLYGLLNVPAVAVLWLALFWWVLCFLLVRRYPAGSERWGSVPARAIMGLLVLVPAWVGLNHIRTGGFEFGEITNSLLVILYVFCVVWVADIGAYFSGRAFGKAKLAPRVSPGKSWAGVWGGLVAVAVFAVIISTLASATVAQSGLLVIASLVTGAVSVLGDLLESMLKRFRGIKDSSQLLPGHGGIMDRIDSLTAAIPVFALLVTLLGWLTTGQW; encoded by the coding sequence GTGCTTAAAACCCGTATTATTACCGCGCTGATACTGGCGCCTATTGCCATCGGCGGCATTTTCTTCCTGCCGCCCCTGGGCTTCGCCCTGTTTACCGGTGCTATCATCACGATTGGCGCCTGGGAGTGGGCCAATATGTCCGGCATAGTGGCGCCTGCGGCCCGTATAGCCTATGCCCTGGTGGTTGCTGCGGTTCTCTATGGTCTGCTGAATGTACCGGCCGTGGCTGTTCTTTGGCTGGCCCTGTTCTGGTGGGTTCTGTGTTTTTTGCTGGTGCGACGCTATCCGGCCGGTTCCGAGCGCTGGGGCAGTGTGCCGGCCCGGGCTATCATGGGGCTTCTGGTACTGGTTCCCGCTTGGGTCGGGCTCAACCATATCCGCACCGGCGGCTTTGAGTTTGGTGAAATCACCAACAGCCTGTTGGTGATTCTCTACGTTTTCTGCGTGGTGTGGGTAGCGGATATTGGTGCCTATTTCTCTGGCCGTGCTTTCGGCAAGGCCAAGCTTGCGCCACGGGTCAGTCCTGGCAAGTCCTGGGCCGGTGTATGGGGTGGCCTGGTGGCTGTTGCCGTGTTCGCGGTCATTATCAGCACGCTGGCCTCGGCAACCGTGGCCCAGTCTGGTCTGCTGGTTATCGCCAGCCTGGTGACCGGTGCTGTTTCGGTGCTGGGCGACCTGCTTGAAAGCATGCTCAAACGTTTCCGCGGCATCAAAGACAGCAGCCAGCTGTTGCCGGGCCACGGTGGCATCATGGACAGAATCGACAGCCTGACGGCAGCCATTCCTGTATTCGCGCTGCTTGTTACGCTGCTTGGTTGGCTGACCACGGGGCAATGGTGA
- the frr gene encoding ribosome recycling factor: MIDDIKADAEKKMKKSLESLNSAFNKIRTGRAHPSILDSVMVDYYGQETPLKQVCSVNVEDNRTLSVSPWEKPLLPKIEKAIMMSDLGLNPSNNGEVIRIPMPMLTEETRKEMVKQARADAEHGKVSVRNARRDANSALKELLKEKEINEDEERHGEDEIQKLTDRYIADIEKQLKAKEEDLMAV; encoded by the coding sequence GTGATTGACGATATTAAAGCTGATGCCGAAAAGAAGATGAAGAAAAGCCTTGAGTCCCTGAACTCGGCTTTCAACAAGATCCGTACCGGTCGTGCCCACCCCTCCATTCTGGACAGCGTGATGGTTGATTATTACGGCCAGGAGACACCGCTGAAGCAGGTTTGTAGCGTGAACGTGGAAGACAACCGTACTTTGTCTGTTTCGCCCTGGGAAAAGCCGCTGCTACCGAAGATCGAGAAAGCGATCATGATGTCGGATCTGGGCCTCAACCCGTCGAACAACGGTGAAGTCATTCGTATTCCCATGCCGATGCTGACCGAAGAAACCCGTAAGGAAATGGTCAAGCAGGCCAGGGCAGATGCGGAACATGGCAAGGTTTCCGTCCGCAACGCGCGTCGGGATGCCAACAGCGCGCTGAAAGAACTGCTGAAAGAAAAGGAAATCAACGAAGACGAAGAGCGCCACGGTGAGGATGAAATCCAGAAATTGACCGACCGCTATATCGCCGATATCGAGAAGCAGCTAAAGGCCAAGGAAGAGGACCTGATGGCTGTCTGA
- the rseP gene encoding RIP metalloprotease RseP gives MQIVETILALVLTLGILVTLHEFGHFWVARRCGVKVLRFSVGFGKPLFSWYDRQGTEFAVAAIPLGGYVKMLDEREGPVPEDEKHLAFNSKPPSKRIAIAAAGPVANFLFAIFAYWLLSVVGFTTVAPIIGEVNEGSVADRVGLASGMEIHEVDGHRVTSWRDVNMRLLERTGEFGEITIDVSRDGSRGTLTGSLDGWRLNDENPNPLGEFGVTPWRPDVPPVLGQIVAGGRAEAAGLKSGDRVVAVDGEPVSDWFELVSFIREAPETPLELTVERDGRTQQIVVTPAENKADDGTVTGLVGAGVSEVTWPDEVLRDVSYGPLAAIPNAVSETWGDTRLTLVAIKKMVTGLLSPSNLSGPITIARIAEASVSSGFEDFVRFLAYLSVSLGVLNLLPVPVLDGGHIVYYTIEAIRKKPLSEQAQAFGLRIGMAMILTLMVFALYNDLMRL, from the coding sequence ATGCAGATAGTTGAAACCATACTGGCGCTGGTACTGACGCTGGGCATTCTGGTAACCCTTCATGAGTTCGGTCACTTCTGGGTGGCGCGGCGCTGTGGGGTAAAGGTGCTGCGTTTTTCGGTGGGTTTTGGCAAGCCATTGTTCTCCTGGTACGACCGCCAGGGTACCGAGTTTGCGGTTGCCGCCATTCCGCTTGGTGGCTATGTAAAGATGCTGGACGAGCGGGAAGGGCCGGTACCTGAGGACGAGAAGCATCTGGCCTTCAACTCCAAGCCGCCGTCAAAACGCATAGCCATTGCAGCGGCCGGCCCGGTGGCCAACTTCCTGTTTGCCATATTTGCGTACTGGCTGCTCAGCGTAGTGGGTTTCACCACCGTCGCGCCCATCATCGGAGAGGTTAACGAGGGCAGCGTTGCTGACCGCGTGGGGCTCGCCTCTGGTATGGAAATCCACGAGGTTGACGGGCACCGGGTAACGTCCTGGCGTGACGTGAACATGCGCCTGCTTGAGCGGACCGGCGAGTTCGGTGAAATAACCATTGATGTCTCCCGTGACGGAAGCCGGGGCACGCTGACAGGGTCCCTGGACGGATGGCGCCTCAATGACGAGAACCCTAACCCTTTGGGTGAATTCGGCGTCACGCCCTGGCGGCCGGATGTACCGCCTGTCCTGGGACAGATTGTCGCTGGAGGAAGGGCTGAAGCTGCGGGCCTGAAGTCCGGTGACCGGGTGGTTGCGGTAGATGGAGAACCGGTGTCTGACTGGTTCGAGCTGGTCTCGTTTATTCGGGAAGCCCCCGAAACACCACTGGAGCTAACGGTTGAGCGTGACGGCCGCACTCAGCAGATTGTGGTAACACCTGCAGAAAACAAGGCAGACGACGGCACGGTTACCGGGCTTGTGGGGGCCGGCGTCAGTGAAGTGACATGGCCCGATGAAGTGCTGCGGGATGTCAGCTACGGGCCCCTGGCCGCGATCCCCAACGCCGTATCCGAAACCTGGGGTGACACCCGGCTGACCCTGGTTGCTATCAAAAAAATGGTGACCGGGCTGCTGTCTCCCTCTAACCTTAGTGGCCCGATTACCATTGCAAGGATAGCCGAAGCCAGTGTAAGTTCCGGCTTTGAAGATTTTGTACGTTTTCTTGCCTACCTCAGTGTCAGCCTCGGGGTGCTGAATCTGTTGCCAGTACCGGTTCTGGATGGTGGGCATATTGTCTATTACACCATCGAAGCCATCCGTAAAAAGCCGCTTTCCGAACAGGCACAGGCTTTCGGGTTACGTATTGGTATGGCAATGATCCTCACATTAATGGTGTTTGCACTTTACAACGACCTGATGCGGTTGTGA
- the bamA gene encoding outer membrane protein assembly factor BamA — protein MRRSFLGLAVGLAIATSAMKPALADEFTVSDIEVEGLQRVSAGTVFSAFPVSIGEPVDEVELASAIKDLFRTGLFTDIEASRDGGVLILTVKERPSITSIDIDGNKNIETDMLMDALSGAGLQEGQVFRRATLERLELEILRSYISQGRYNARVKATAEDLPRNRVAIRLDINEGTVAAIQHLNIVGNDAFDDETLLDLFELRTTSWWNSITNSDKYARERLSGDLESLRSFYLDRGYIDFNVESSQVSISPDKKQVFIAISLNEGPQYTVSDVNLRGELIVDEEELRELIPIEEGDVFSRSRMTAISESLSRRLGREGYAFASVNAVPEPGEDDTASVTFFVEPGKRAYVRRINFDGNVSTRDDVLRQEMTQMEGGVASTDRIEFSKTQLERLGFFQTVDVETVPVPGTDDLVDVNYSVAEQATGSLSASVGFSQASGVILGANVSENNFFGSGKRVSFGVNVSDSIKSANFSYLDPYYTVDGVSRGFSVFARETDFEEQDISSYLLDEYGGRVTFGYPTDNVTRLNFGLGYTLSKVKEGAFTSEEVRTFIDEEGNDFNNYFLFGSWRRSTLNRGVLPTDGYSVSLSTDIAVPGSDLTFYKVNQKTEFYQPFNENQTWVFRARSEIGYGDGYSGRTVMPFYEHFYAGGYGSVRGYEANSLGPRATNAPNDFSDPDPFGGSLLTEGSLELIFPTPFAGDTRSMRTAFFVDAGQVFDADRNFDPALDEVRLSAGVGFQWITAVGPLAFSLAKPLNDKSGDDTQIFQFSLGQTF, from the coding sequence ATGAGACGTTCTTTTCTGGGTTTAGCTGTAGGTCTGGCAATCGCCACTTCCGCCATGAAACCGGCTCTGGCTGATGAATTCACCGTATCTGACATTGAGGTAGAAGGCCTTCAGCGGGTATCCGCAGGAACGGTATTCTCTGCATTTCCCGTATCCATCGGCGAGCCTGTTGATGAAGTTGAACTGGCTTCCGCCATCAAGGACCTGTTTCGTACCGGGCTGTTTACCGATATCGAGGCGAGCCGGGACGGTGGTGTGCTGATCCTGACCGTCAAGGAGCGGCCATCAATCACCTCCATCGACATTGATGGCAACAAGAACATCGAAACCGACATGCTGATGGACGCGCTGTCCGGTGCCGGCCTGCAGGAAGGCCAGGTGTTTCGCCGCGCCACCCTGGAGCGGCTGGAACTGGAGATTCTGCGGTCTTATATCAGTCAGGGCCGTTACAACGCCCGCGTAAAGGCAACGGCCGAAGATCTCCCGCGCAATCGGGTTGCCATCCGGCTGGATATCAATGAAGGCACAGTGGCAGCCATTCAGCATCTCAACATTGTTGGCAACGACGCCTTCGACGATGAAACCCTGCTGGATCTGTTCGAGCTGAGAACCACCAGCTGGTGGAACTCCATCACCAACTCCGACAAGTACGCCCGAGAGCGCCTGAGCGGCGACCTGGAGTCCCTGCGGTCTTTCTATCTTGATCGTGGCTATATCGACTTCAACGTCGAATCCAGCCAGGTGTCCATCTCGCCTGACAAGAAGCAGGTGTTCATTGCGATCTCCCTGAATGAAGGGCCCCAATACACGGTTTCCGACGTCAATCTGCGTGGCGAGCTCATCGTTGATGAGGAAGAGCTGCGCGAGCTTATCCCCATTGAAGAGGGTGACGTATTTTCCCGTTCCCGCATGACGGCGATTTCCGAGTCGCTGTCCAGGCGTCTCGGCCGTGAAGGTTATGCCTTTGCCAGCGTAAACGCCGTGCCGGAGCCAGGCGAGGATGACACCGCATCAGTCACCTTCTTTGTGGAACCCGGCAAGCGGGCCTACGTCCGGCGCATCAATTTTGATGGCAACGTTTCCACAAGAGACGACGTGCTGCGCCAGGAAATGACCCAGATGGAAGGCGGTGTGGCGTCAACAGACAGAATCGAGTTTTCCAAAACACAACTGGAGCGGCTTGGTTTCTTCCAGACCGTGGATGTGGAGACGGTTCCGGTCCCCGGTACCGACGACCTTGTAGACGTCAACTACTCGGTGGCGGAGCAGGCAACGGGCAGCCTCTCGGCGTCTGTTGGCTTCTCCCAGGCTTCCGGCGTTATCCTCGGGGCCAACGTGTCCGAGAACAACTTCTTCGGCAGCGGTAAGCGGGTATCCTTTGGCGTAAATGTCAGCGACTCCATCAAGAGCGCCAACTTCTCCTACCTGGATCCTTACTACACCGTGGACGGCGTAAGCCGGGGCTTCAGCGTGTTCGCCCGTGAAACCGATTTCGAAGAGCAGGATATTTCATCCTACCTGCTGGATGAGTATGGCGGCCGGGTCACTTTCGGGTACCCCACCGACAACGTCACCCGGCTGAACTTTGGTCTTGGTTATACTCTCTCCAAGGTCAAGGAGGGCGCGTTTACCTCCGAGGAAGTGCGCACCTTTATCGACGAAGAAGGTAACGACTTCAACAACTACTTCCTGTTCGGTTCATGGCGCCGCAGTACTCTGAACCGGGGCGTTCTGCCGACTGATGGTTACAGCGTTTCCCTGTCCACGGATATTGCCGTGCCCGGCAGTGACCTTACGTTCTATAAAGTGAACCAGAAAACCGAGTTCTATCAGCCGTTCAATGAGAACCAGACCTGGGTCTTCCGCGCACGTTCAGAAATCGGCTATGGTGATGGATACAGCGGACGAACAGTGATGCCGTTTTACGAGCACTTCTATGCCGGCGGTTATGGTTCGGTGCGCGGATATGAGGCAAACTCTCTGGGGCCTCGGGCCACAAATGCGCCCAACGACTTCTCTGACCCGGACCCGTTCGGCGGCAGCCTGCTGACGGAGGGCAGTCTTGAGCTGATCTTCCCCACGCCGTTTGCCGGCGATACCCGCTCAATGAGAACGGCGTTCTTCGTGGATGCGGGGCAGGTGTTTGACGCTGACCGCAACTTTGACCCGGCTCTGGATGAAGTCCGGCTGTCGGCTGGTGTAGGATTCCAGTGGATCACAGCGGTTGGTCCGCTGGCATTCAGTCTTGCCAAACCTCTGAACGACAAGAGTGGCGACGATACCCAGATATTCCAGTTCTCCCTGGGGCAGACATTCTGA
- the pyrH gene encoding UMP kinase: MPKSSNTQPRYKRVLLKLSGEALVGDHGFGIDPKVLDRMALDIGSLIGIGVQVGLVIGGGNLFRGAALNAAGMDRVTGDHMGMLATVMNGLAMRDALERSNIRTRVMSAIPMSGIVEHYDRRRAVRDLKDGDVVIFCAGTGNPFFTTDSAACLRGIEIEADAVLKATKVDGVYSADPYKDPTAEKYEHLTYDEVLDKKLGVMDLTAICLARDHGMPLRVFDMNRAGALTRIVTGESEGTLIE; encoded by the coding sequence ATGCCGAAGTCGTCCAATACCCAGCCCAGATACAAGCGTGTTCTGCTCAAGCTCAGTGGCGAAGCCCTGGTGGGCGACCATGGTTTTGGTATTGACCCCAAAGTGCTTGATCGTATGGCGCTGGATATTGGCTCCCTGATCGGCATTGGTGTCCAGGTTGGCCTGGTGATCGGTGGTGGTAACCTGTTCCGGGGTGCTGCACTGAATGCTGCCGGCATGGACAGGGTGACGGGCGACCACATGGGAATGCTGGCAACCGTGATGAACGGGCTGGCCATGCGCGATGCCCTTGAGCGTTCCAACATTCGTACCCGGGTTATGTCTGCCATCCCCATGAGTGGTATTGTTGAACATTACGACCGCCGCCGCGCCGTGCGTGATCTGAAAGACGGCGACGTGGTGATCTTCTGTGCGGGGACGGGAAATCCGTTTTTTACAACCGATTCAGCGGCTTGTCTGCGTGGCATCGAGATTGAAGCTGATGCCGTGCTGAAAGCCACCAAGGTTGATGGTGTTTACTCCGCGGACCCCTACAAAGACCCGACCGCGGAAAAGTACGAGCACCTCACTTACGATGAAGTGCTGGACAAGAAACTGGGCGTGATGGATCTGACCGCCATCTGCCTTGCCCGGGACCATGGCATGCCCCTTCGGGTCTTCGATATGAACCGGGCTGGGGCGCTGACCCGGATTGTCACCGGGGAATCTGAAGGCACATTGATTGAGTAA